A genomic stretch from Halichoerus grypus chromosome 7, mHalGry1.hap1.1, whole genome shotgun sequence includes:
- the YOD1 gene encoding ubiquitin thioesterase OTU1 has protein sequence MFGPAKGGHFGVHPAAGCPGGIGQPAAGTKAGPTGVWPVGSWTDTMWRLRCKAKDGTHVLQGLSSRTRVRELQGQIAAITGIAPGCQRILVGYPPECLDLSNEDTILGDLPIQSGDMLIVEEDQTRPKTSPAFTKHGAPSYVRETLPVLSRTVVPADNSCLFTSVYYVVEGGVLNPACAPEMRRLIAQIVASDPDFYSEAILGKTNQEYCDWIKRDDTWGGAIEISILSKFYQCEICVVDTQTVRIDRFGEDAGYTKRVLLIYDGIHYDPLQRNFPDPDTPPLTIFSSNDDIVLVQALELADEARRKRQFTDVNRFTLRCMVCQKGLTGQAEARDHAKETGHTNFGEV, from the exons ATGTTTGGTCCGGCAAAGGGTGGCCATTTTGGAGTCCATCCGGCGGCTGGTTGCCCTGGCGGCATCGGCCAACCTGCTGCCGGGACCAAAGCTGGCCCCACGGGTGTCTGGCCTGTGGGCAGCTGGACCGACACGATGTGGCGGCTCCGCTGCAAGGCCAAGGATGGCACCCATGTTTTGCAGGGGTTGTCTAGCCGAACCCGAGTGCGGGAACTCCAGGGCCAAATTGCCGCCATCACCGGGATCGCCCCCGGCTGTCAGCGAATCCTCGTCGGATACCCGCCCGAATGCCTGGATCTCAGCAACGAGGATACCATTCTTGGGGATTTGCCCATCCAGTCAG gcGACATGCTGATCGTTGAAGAAGACCAAACCAGGCCCAAAACTTCACCTGCATTTACAAAACATGGTGCTCCTAGTTACGTCAGGGAAACTTTGCCTGTGCTTAGCAGAACTGTGGTCCCAGCAGACAACTCTTGTCTCTTTACCAGTGTATATTATGTTGTAGAAGGAGGAGTCTTGAATCCAGCTTGTGCCCCTGAGATGAGACGCCTCATAGCACAAATTGTAGCAAGTGATCCAGACTTCTATAGTGAGGCAATCctgggaaaaacaaatcaagagTACTGTGACTGGATCAAAAGGGATGATACTTGGGGAGGAGCTATTGAGATATCAATTTTGTCTAAATTTTATCAGTGTGAAATATGTGTAGTGGATACACAGACAGTAAGAATTGATCGTTTTGGGGAAGATGCAGGATATACCAAAAGGGTCCTGCTTATATATGATGGCATCCACTATGATCCACTTCAGCGTAACTTCCCTGACCCAGACACCCCGCCTCTGACCATTTTCTCCTCTAATGATGATATTGTTCTTGTACAAGCACTGGAATTAGCAGACGAAGCTAGAAGAAAGAGACAATTTACTGATGTAAACCGCTTCACCCTGAGATGCATGGTATGTCAGAAGGGATTAACTGGACAAGCAGAAGCAAGGGACCATGCCAAGGAGACAGGCCATACCAACTTCGGAGAAGTGTGA